In Edaphobacter aggregans, the sequence ATAACGCTGCTGGCCATCAACGACTCACATCTTTAACTGTTGTCCCGGAAGACTTCGCTTCCTTAAAACTTGCCCCCGGCTTTTTGCTCGGGATGCAAGTGTACGACGTGCCTGAGCTTTCCGCAGACCTACGCGTTGATAGCAACGGCGATATCACCGTGCCAATGGTTGGACTACTTCACGTCGCAGGTAAAACGATTACCGAGGTTCAATCAGAGATCGCTCTCCGCTTGCGAACAGGTAAAATCATCAACGATCCTCGCGTCAATCTTAATATCGAGCAATATGCTGGGCAAAACATCAGCGTCCTAGGTGAAGTTCACAACCCTGGCCATCTTGAACTGCTCGCACCCCGCAATCTCGGAGATGTCCTTGCTCTCGTAGGCGGAGAAACTCAATATGCGGGAAATGTGATCGAGATCCGTCGTCAAGTGAATGGTTCCCCAACCCAACTACAGGTCCACTACAACCAAAGTAAGGATGATGACTCCTTGAAGAGTGTCATGATAAATCCAGGAGACATCATCACAGTCCGACGCGCAGGTATCGTCTATGTCCTGGGAGGCGTCAATCGGCCAGGCGGTTACGTGATGCAAGAAGGGGGGAGTTTGAATCTAGAGCAGGCCATAGCCCTTGCCTACGGAACTTCCATGCAGGCTGCAACCGGCTCGATTAGAGTAGCCCGCAAGAAGCCGGACGGCTCTATAGAGGAAATTCCTGTCGCCTATAAAGATATTACCCGTGGTAAAGTTCCGCCTACAGTGCTACAGGCAGAAGATGTGGTTTACGTGCCGATCAGCAAAGTCAAGACGGCGTTGACTTCGAGCCTCCTTACCTCCACAGCAGGCGCCGCCTTGATCTTTCATTAGACTTTAGCCACGCGATGTCCAGTTCGGACTGGCATTTTACTCTTCAAATTATTAGCTTTTGCCGCATTTAGAAAAAATGATGCCAACTGGGTTTACTACAACAAGCTATGTTCAACGAGCCTTTCCATTAAGATACTGGCTCTTTGTCGCATATGCGGTAGGGGTTCCCACGTTCATCAATTTTGACGCTACCAACCGCACGCATGAGTTTGGCTTATTTAATGCTTGGTCTATAGCGACAATGTTCCTCACTTTTTCCACCGCTTTTCTGTTTTTAGCTATCACTTTACTTAGCAAAGTGAAGATTGTTGTGAGAAAGATTTATTTCTCTAGCTGGATATGGGGATCACTGCTTATTCTCTTCCTTATAGCCTCAATTTGTGAGCCCCATTTCCGCACTCAGCCCAACACGGGTACCGATCTCTATATCAGCGTGTATCGACTTGGAGAGTGGGTCTTGGCATTTTTATTGCTCCTCTCTATTTATAGTAGGGAGCCCCTTGAGAGTAGTGCCAATCTGATGGCATCTCTACTAGGCCGCATATGCTGGGCATATATAGCGATCGTTTGGCTGGTGCTGCCCATAGCTCCCCACCTCGCATATTCGATCGACCCTACGGTTTCGGTTGCTCGTCTAGGAGGCATTCTTATTCACCCTGACACCCTTGCAACTCTCGCAGGGATAGCATGCTTTCATGCCCTGCTTCGACTATCTGGAGTAATGCGGGTCTCTGCTTTTTGCATCGCGTTTATTACCAATGTTTTAACCTACTCAAGAAGCGGTGCAGTAGTTCTTTTGTTCGCGCTGGCCCTGTACGTCATTTTCTTTGGCCGTGGCCTTGTTCGCTTTATCGGTGGTATCGTTTCAGTTCTGATGCTAGGCGGTATCATTTTGTATGCTAATCGTATTGTCGACTATTTAGCTCGAGGTAACGGACTCAAGAACATCGCCTCGCTGTCGGACAGAACCTACGTCTGGAGTGACGCCGTCGAGGGCTTTAAGCTGAGACCCCTTCTGGGATATGGTTTCATGAGCGGCGCCAAAAATGCACTGAAAGAGCACTGGAAGTACTCGCACTGGGTTCCGCCCCACACTCACAATGAATTACTCCAAGCTCTCCTCTCCGGAGGAATCTTGGCAGCCATTCTTGTTCTATGTTTATTCCTAAATGCCCTTTGGTGTTCCGTTCGTCTATCTCGGATAGGCCCAACATATAGGCTTTTCCTGTTTGCGCTAGTTCAACTTACGCTTTTCGCCATCCTGGCCCCTCTGGTGACAATCCAATTTGGAGTTACTGCGGCGGCGTTCACCATATCATTCGTTGCCGTCGTGGACCATAAAAAGTTACAGGACAGGACGGCGCAAGCAAAACTCCGAAACAGCTTTCGCGAAATTGTAGATATAGGATGACTCTCGCACCACCATCAGCCGCAGTTGGCGTACCTAGCGCAGAGACAGCGTGGGAGTTTTTATGGGAGAAGGTACGATGTCGAGAGAAGATCAAAGGCAGTTCTCTAGCCTTGAGACGCTGCGATTCTTTGCGAGCCTAATCATTGTAGCTTTTCACTACACATTCTATATTTTTCGACATGATTTGTTTAAAGGTTATCTGGCTGTCGACTTGTTTTTTGTTCTCTCAGGTTTCGTCATCACTTTAGCTTATCAGGCACGGATTCATAGTACGAGATCGTATGGCGTCTTTATCAAGAAGCGTATTGCCCGGCTCTACCCGCTCCATCTGTTGACGCTTTTGCTGTACCTAGCGATTGCTCTCGCTGCAACTCACGGCATGGTGCGTGTAGACAATCCGGCAAAATATAACCTGCATGAGTTCTTCGCCAATCTCACCCTTACTCACGCGTGGGGCTTCGCCCATGGCTTTTCTTTCAACGTCGTGAGTTGGTCAATCAGTGCGGAATTTGCAGCGTATCTCTTGTTTCCTCTTATATTATGGCTTATGAGCCGCGGGCTAATCGCTGGCATCATTATTCTTTCTATTATTTACTCTTCCGCATTTCTATTCTCCATATACATAATGCATCTTCCGCTTACTAAGCTGGACTGGCAGTTCGGAATCGCAAGGGCTATTCCTGGTTTTGCTTTGGGTGTATGGCTTAGATTATACTTACCGCTTTTTTCGTCTAAGTTACCAAAACCAGCAGCTATATGGCTCTTTTATTTTTCGCTATTCTTATTCACGAGTTGCATACTCTTTTCGCTCAATGACTATCTTGGCATGGCCTCTGCGTCTGCATTAGTAATGTTCGCGGCGATCAACGACAGCATGGGCCAGTCGCACATTATTTCGCATCCAATTCTTAGCCAGCGTGGCGAGCTGACATACAGCCTTTACATGGTTCATCCATTGGTGGCATCCGTTTTTATCGCTGGTATTTTTTTGCGAATATTCGGAGATTCAATGATAGCTGTCTACGGGTCAATCTTTGTAGCTTTTGCAATCGCTCTCGTCCTTTCTACGCTCTGCCATAAGTATTTCGAACTCCCCCTACAGCGATTGGTCTTACAGCTAGGTCAGAAAAAATCTGTATCTGCGCTGCCCGTCACTTCATCATCTGAATTGCCAGCACCGGATCGAGTATAGCTCGTAGCTTAGCGAAGTTCTTTATGGATGGACCGTGCTGGTTGATGCAATTACTTTTCCATACAACTGCTCAGCTTCTTTGGCTCGAATGTTCCAGGTCATTGTGCGCGCAAACGTCCAGCCTTCAGTCGACATCTTAGTGCGTTCCGAGCCGGGCAGCTTGGCGTAGCACTCCACAGCCATCGCCACATCTTTCACGATCTTACTGGGAGTAGAGAGCGGAACCTTAATTCCTGCAGCGTCAGGAACCAGATCTCGTGCCCCGTGTAAGTCCAGAGTAATCACCGGCAACCCGAGAGCCATCGATTCCAACAATTGGCAGGCACATGAATCTCGCAAACTAGTAAACAGCATGGCGTCATGTTCTAGATAAGCTGCCCTCACATCCGCCCACGGGAGTCTTTTTCCCGCCCAGATCACTCGCTCATTTACACCTCTATCCTTGATCATCTGTCTTAGTAATTCGCTGTCAATTCCATTGCCGACGATCGTGAGAGTACTGGGGTAGTGCACGTTAGCCAAGATATCCAAGGTCAATGTTAGAGCTTTGCGCGGCAGCATGGTTCCTACCCATAGCAAACGGAGTGGCTTTGGCTGATCATCAAAAATTCGCGGCTCAGACGCTAAAAAGCTTTCCGGCAAAGCCGCATCAAATTGGAGTTTGGCATCGGCTCCCATTGAATGGATAAGCTCAAGCGTATCCCGATTTGTGGCTAAAATTGCACTCATCTTACGCAACCAAATGCGATGGAGCGGTGAATACGGAAGTGCCTTCGTTATCATGGTTCGGAATTGCTCCGCTCTCTTAGCCACACCGAAGTGCTTAAGCATGCTCGATGGAGCCGTTTGCCCCCCACCAACCGGACCAAATATGACTGGAATGCCCACTCTCCATAGTTGCGACGGAACATGGATGCTTCCATAGGTAACGTGATGGACGATATCAAATCGTTCTGTCTCCTGCAGCGATCTGGCTACCTTAACCGCACACCACTGCCACAGCGCATAGTGCATTCCGCTGCATTCTTTAAACCTCTTGGTTGGCAATTCTACGTAGGAGAACCGAATTCTTGAGTTCGGATGATCACGACTATACTCTTCAATCCTCTCCCTCCCTTCTACTACCGTAAGCACGTGTACATCTATACCGCGCTCAGCTAGATGAACCGCCCAGTTCCAGCCATTTCCAGGCTCCGTGCCCGCATTTGGCAGGCAGGCATACGCTGAAAGCAAAACTCTCACAGCAATCCCCCTTCGTACAGTGGTTCCTATCGATTGATTCTCATAGCATTGGCATCTCTATCTTCGAATTGTGTATCTGCTTTAGTCCACTGAGCTTTGCAACTAGGGAACTGATTAGGATGACTTGAAAGATAATCTGGGTCGCGATGGAGCCAATAATAACGCCGCTCAATCCAAACCATTTCACAAAAGGTACTGCAAAGATGATTGAGAAGACCGTCATGACACAATATGACCAAAAAATTGGCGCAGTGAATTCGAGTGCTTGAAGCGATGCCCTAAGGGGGCCCCCTAGAAATGCTAATAGATAGAGAAACCCATAGAGTCTCAAGAGATGCCCATACTGGAGGTATTTTGTGCCGTACGCCAGTTGCAACCAGAAGTTCGGTGCTACACCGATCATCAGCACGAATAGTCCGGTGATTGTTCCCCATACGGCTATGATTCTCATGATGTACTTCTCTGCTGCATGGATGCCATTGTTGTGCAGAATACGGGCTGTCTCTGCCGGGACCACGTTCTCTAGACCAAGAAACCAAATGTGAGCGACTCCAACAATGTTCTGCGCCGAGCGCAGAGCGCCGGCCGCCACAGCGCCGAAGTAGATGGGAGCAGCCATCAAAAAAAGATAGCTGGAAGTCCACTCCATCATCCCCGAGGGAACAAGCCATCGGGAGAACTTCCAATGCTGTGAAATTACGGAGCGGAGTTTGCCGCCACTATATGAAATTCTTTCAAGCCAGACAATGCCAGCTACGATACCAAACACAGATGTAAAGGCAATGGTCCATAGCGCACGAGGAGTTGTTAGTCGACCAGCCTTAGCAAATAAGACAATGATCAACAGCTGCGGAACGTAACTCATCGCGTCATTAAGAAAGGCTCGGCGGCGCTGTTTTGTTGCAAACAAATAACGGCGAAAGAAGTCTTGAACAAGATACGCAAAGACCGTAGCAGACAAAGGCCAGGAGAGTTGATTCAGATCCGGTTGGCGGAAATAAATTGCAACAGCATGAACCGCTAGATTAATGCCCGCAAAACTCAGGATCGCAAGGCACAACTGCTGGATCACGACCGCGCCAAAATAATGAGGCCTGTTATCATCCGTTGTTTTCGGGCCGATGCTCATCATTGGCGCGACAACAAGCGCATTCTGAATGCTATTCACAAAAAGGAGCGCCAACCATGACAAGGCGAAGACCCCATATTGGGTTACTCCGAGAGCTCGTGCGATTACAACATTTGTCAGAAAGTTTGTAGCGCTAACAACTGCTTGATCAGCGAGGGCCCAAATCTCTCTTCCACCTAACTGACTTTTAAATCGTGACCTCCGCAGATTAGTCAGATGCGCCCCCGTGCGGAGTATCAAGATTCAAACGGTTAGTAATTTCCCCTCCAGGCTCACGCCGTACCGTTGTACGACCAGTGAGCAGTTGCCAAATGAAAAGGAGGACGAAGCGGGGATTGTTTTTGAGATAACGCCGAGCCAGTCTTCGCGGCTCCGTAGCAAAACGGAATATCCACTCCAAGCCATAATTCATCATCCACCTGGGCGCCTGCGGCTTGATGCCAGCAATAAAATCAAAGGCCGCACCTACCCCGAACATGACCACCGGGATCTTCTCACGATGCTCAATCATCCACCTCTCTTGCTTTGGACAACCCAAGCCCACAAAAAGAATACGTGCACCGGAACGGGCGATCTGCTCGACCGCCTCGTCGTCTTCGTCTGGAGTTAATGGCCGAAACGGAGGAGACATCGCGAAGGGAATTTGCAGTAACGGATAGTCGCGTCGCACAACTCCCAGTAGAGCCTCTAAAACCTCTGGAGATCCCCCGTAGAAACCTACCGGCACTCCTCTTTCCTCGGCGCTCTTTAGCATGGCGATTGTACAGTCAGGACCATACACTCGGGATGCTTCAGTCTTACCTAACAGTCTAAGAGCCCAGACCAGCGGGACTCCATCGGGACTAACTATGTCTGCTTGGCTCAAACAGTCGCGGTAAGCCGGACTATCCACTGCTTCCATCAATACATGAACATTGGCAAAGACGAGCACACGAGAGTCGTATGACCTAGCCCACTCAAGACTCTTTGCAACTACAGATCCGTAATTGCTTGCAGAAACGTGTATCCCGAGAATGCTCGTCATGCCTTGTACTCCGATATGCAGTCGCAGAAGAGGGTAAGTAGTGCGAATCTCGGCAAAGTTGCGGATCTCTGAACCATACTGCCACCTCGTATGTTAAAACCCGCAATGCATTAGTCACAAGGGAGCTAACTTCCTAGCACCTTCTTCTCCCTGCCCAATGAACGAAAAACCTCTGGGAAGACACCACGGCAGAAAGCGAATCCAGGAGCTCTATGACCAATTTTGAGAAGGCGAAATTTCCGCGACTTCATTCTCGTCAGCGTTTTCCACTGGAACGTGATCCAGCTCAATCCCTCCTCTAAATATCTGATCGAGACGACGATAGGTCTCTTCCATCTTGAACATTTCAATAAAATGCTGGCGGCTTTTACGACCCATATCCAGCCTCAACCTCTCATCAGACATCACACGTTCCAATGCGCGAGCGAGATCAACCTCATCGCCCGGAGTGAAAAGCAACCCTGTCTTCTGGTCGATAATTTGTTCCGGTATTCCACCACACCGACTGCCGACCACCGGGGTCCCCGCGGCCATGGACTCCATCACTACACAGCCAAACGGCTCCGGCTGGACGGACGGTACAACAGTCACATCAAAGCCTGCGTAAAGAGGTCTCGGGTCCTCCACATCACCTGTCAAGATCACATAATCATCCAACTGCAACTCATGGATGAGTTCACGCAAACGCACTAAGTGATCCTTGTTCCCCGACTCCGCGCTACCGACGATTACATATCTGGAATTTGGAAATTTATCTCGGAGAAGCGCAGCCGCCTTTACCAGGACTTCCTGCCCCTTTCGTACAAACTTGATTCTTCCAACCACCCCGACCAGTAGATACGAGTCACCGATACTCGATCGAAAGCTGGCTACTTCATCATCGTTAACAGTCATTGCATCTTCCCCAAGACCGTCATAAACGATTCTGCAGCGGCCTTGAAGCCCCATCGCGAACTGGTTCTGCACTGTACGAGAAATCGTGATTACCTTGGTAGAAAGCAAGCACATATAGTACTGGTATACCCTCCACACAGATGGGAACTCGGAGAGGAACTCTCGAATGTGCCACATGTGTCTTCGACCTGTCAGTTTCGCCGCAAGGGCTGGCGAAGGAAGTACCCCGGTGTTTGTGTGAACAAGATCCACGTTAAGCCGCAAAATCAACAGAGCTAGCCACAGCGTCGACAGTGGATACCTGCACAACAGCATTAGCTTGCCTGCGAATGAAGCATATTGAGCCCTCTCGATAATGGCCAGCTTTTTGTGAATATGAACCTTAATACCCTTGTCTTCCAAGAGACCGACGAGCGGCCCGGTGCATGGCACAACCACGTGTACTTCGTGCCCAGCCTTAGCAAACAGCTCCATCATCCTCAATAGGCAGCGGCTCGCTCCGTAAATATCCGCAGAGTTGTTAACGGAAAGTATGATCATCGTCGCCTTTTAGCCCTAAGCAATCAGGGGATTTGCGTATTCCCTGTACTGTCTGTCCTCAACGATGGAGCGGACTTCTAATCGTGAAGTATATGGGCTCGAAATTTCATCGTGCAATCACTCTTTGAACTCTGGACATCCTTCTTATTCCCCACGAGGCCATCCTTCCCCTTTTAGATGCATGTCTTTGCCTCCATTGACAAGAGTCTTTTGCTATCGGACAATGCCTGTGTATTCAACTTTTCACTCAAGTTATCAGGTCGAATTTGAACCGACCTTATGAAGGTTTTCAAGCCTGGAGGGGTCAATTATGGATAGAGTTGCTGTTACAGGTGGCAGCGGCTTTATCGGGACGAATCTCATTGAGTTCCTGTCCTTGCGGAGTGATATAGAAATTCTTAACTTAGATATCAAGCCACCACAAGAAGCGTCAGGTAAAAAGTACTGGACAAAATGCGATCTTCTGAATCCTGAAGATATATATAGGAACCTGCGTGAATTCCGGCCAAACAAAGTTGTACATCTTGGCGGAAGAACTGACATGCTGGGCACGACACTCCAGGATTATGCTGCAAATCACATCGGCACAGCGAATCTGATATCGGCGCTTCAGCAGATTTCGGCTGTAGAACGCGTTATATTCACCTCGACCCAGTTTGTCGTAGGTCCTGGTCCGCTCCCTCTTCACGATCTGGACTTTCGCCCCCACACTGTTTACGGGCAAAGCAAGGTTGAGTCGGAGAAGACTGTACGCGGAGCAGATCTTGATTGCATTTGGACTATCATTCGACCGACAAATATCTGGGGGAAGGGACATCCTCGCTACCCCTATGAATTCTGGCGCGTACTAAAACAGGGCCGTTATTTCCATCCAGGCGGGAAGCGAGTTCGACGATCCTACGGGTACGTGGGGACAATCATTCAGCAGATCGACACCATCCTCAAAAGCCCCCCTGAACTCATCGATCGCGAAGTATTCTACGTTGGGGACCCGCCAATGGATTTACTTGAGTGGACCAATGCATTTGCCTTGGAACTCACAAATCACTCCGTCCATGTCGTTCCTCGGCCAATGCTCAAAGCGATCGCAAAAATTGGAGACATCGTCGTTAGAGCCGGCGGTAAGTTCCCAATCTTCAGTTCACGGTACAGAAGCATGACGGAAGACTACGTGACGCCAATGGAAAAGACCTTTGAGCGGCTCGGCAGACCGAATATCACACTCGAACAAGGCGTAAAAGAGACAGTTGCCTGGCTCCGTACAACCGATCCATTCTGGCAACAATGAATCTTATCTCTGAACCTTCTTTGTAGCATTGGACGCAACATTGCCGCATCCGGCAGTCCCCACGAATAACGGCATCCGGAAAGAAGCAGAAGAGTTACTTGTCACTTGCGCCATTTTTCCTGAACAGGTCTCTTGCACTTGAACCGCATACCCGCACGACGCACAATAAACGGACTCGGAGTAGAGATAGGAAGCGTTTGCATTAGAAGAACGAAACGCAACGTCAGTGGACGAGACGGCCATCGACGGATAAATCAGAGATCCTAATATTTCCGATTGGCCACCTTGTGAGGTATCTACCACTGTTCCAGTGCCTTCCGTCTTCAATCCCAAAACCCAAACACTTCCGCCTAAGTTAGTGATCTTCGTTCCGTTCCCCTCTATATTCAGTTGTCGCGCCCACAGCTGTTGACCACCTTGCACGACAAATGGCCCGGCCTCGACGTCATCCATAAACAAGTTTCCTGCACCAGGCGAGCTTGAATAATTGACGAAGCTGTCCTTCACAACGATTGGACGGCTCCCATGATGTTCAATTTTCAGGCCATAACCAAACTGTTCAATGACCAGTGGCGTAGGCGCGCTGCTGTTTACCACAAGCCTGATACCTCCGCCGTTCGCGCCAGCCGGATCGCCATTGATCACCGAAGAAAACCCAACGACACGAGTCACTGTGTCCGGAACCGTAACCTTGGCCTCTGCGTAAGAAAAATAGGATGCAAACGGAAAGTAAATAGTAGTGGCGCCGCTATTCAACAATGCCTGCAACGATGATGTATCGCCATACCACGCAGGCTTGAATGCGGCCCACTGCAGCAGCGGATCGCTTGGCGACGGAGGTGTCTCGCTCACACTCAACTTTAGACTAGTCGACGTTGCAGAACCCGTGAGACTACGCGGCTGTCCTACAAGATACTCGGACACTGTTCCCTTCACGCTTACAGGTGTTGAGCTTGACTTATCCAGGAGCGTCGCAGAATACCCCGTCGATGTAACGTTTCTCAGGTAAAACGTGCTGCTCGATTCAATCGCAGTACGAGCCGCACTACCACCATTTAGATTCGCATCCAACAGCACTACAAAACCACCGCCGTTGTTCAAAATCGCGGGAACCGCATTGTTGCTCTGTAAACCTCGCACGACGATCGTCTGCTGCGCATTGCGAATGCCAGCTACATTTTGCTGGTTCAGAGTGAGCTCCTCAAACGTTGCGCTGTACTCCGCATTCTTCAAATCAATTCCGACATTAAAACCTTGTATCGCAACATTTTTGATCAACAACGGCCCTGCATACTGCCCCGTGAGATCGATCCCGGTCGCACCCATTCCATCTTCGCTTGTTATGTTGACGTCGCGCACAGAACCGCTGTTGTTGGAGCCATAACTTACTGCAGTTACTCCCGGATTATCGGGACCGATACTGATCCCAATATCCCAGATATTTTGATGAAACGATGTAATTCCTTGTGGAGTTACGATCAATGGCTTCGCATGAGCCGGATCATTAAAGCCATTCGCATTAGGCGCAAGACGGATGATGCTCACAGACGAACCGGCGCCTTGCAATGTAACACAGCAGCCGATCCATCGCAGCGTATCGCTGACCAGATAAGTCCCCGGCGGGAAATACAATGCCTTCGGCCGCCCATAATAATCCGTCGATGCATCCTGACGGCCATCTGCCAGAGCACGCTGAATTGCGCCGGTATCATCCGTCACGCCGTCACCCACTGCGCCGTAAGTCTTCACTGAGGGCATAAAGCCATCTGGAAACACAATAGGCCCGGCAATCAGTTGGGCTCCATACGTCGACTGAGCCGAACTAGCGGCCTGAACAACTGACTGACTTCGCGCACCGTGAGTTATATGAAGTGGAGCACACCAGAGCAAAGTAAGGCCAGCCAACACTAAGACGATAGTGCGAGGGGAGGGCACCATGCGACTACTCTGACACGATTCGCTTGCTTTGTATATATCGCGCGGAGCCGCACCGTACATAACAACAGAACAAAAATCTTGCCGGACAAAATACGTTGCACTGCAGTTATATCCGTATCCACTTCAAAGGAACCCGCTTACCTTCATCTACGCAAATACAATACCCTCCCATCATAAGCCGTTAAAACTATACATTCACTAATCAAAACAAAATATTAACCCCACTCAAATAGAATTCATCTTGAGCAAACAAACCACGAGAAGCAACCTCCTCTTATCATCACCCTTCCACGGAGCCTTGAATGACCACCCGCACGACCCGCCGCCGATTCCTCACCACATCCACCGCCGCCGCAGCAGCTCTTTCTAAGCGCGCAGCTTTCGCCGCTTCCCTGCCCTCCACCCCACAGGACAACGACACCCCCTATAAGCTTTTCTTCAACCAGCCCGCCACCCAGTGGTCTGACTCCCTCCCCGTCGGCAATGGGCGCCTCGGAGCCTGCGTCTTCGGAAATCCCTCCCGCGAACGCATCCAGCTCAACGAGGATTCCATCTGGGACGGCGAGCACCGCGACCGCAACAACCCTAAAGCAGTCGAAGCCGTCCCCAAAATCCGCGAGTTACTCTTCGCCGGCAAAGTCGCCGAAGCCGAAGCGCTCGCCCTCTCCGACATGATGTCGATCCCCCGCCGCATGCCCTGCTACCAAACCCTCGGCGACCTTCACCTCGACTTCGGCCCCATCGACACCCCAGAAAACTACCGCCTCGAACTCAACCTCGACACTGCCATCGCCACCACAACCTTCACCCACAACGGCACCCGCTACACCCGCGAAGTCTTCAGCTCCTTCCCCGACCAGGTCATCGTCATCCGTCTCACCTCCAGCACTCCGGGCAAGCTGAACCTCATCGCGACCCTCGACCGCCCCGCGCACTTCGCCACTGCAGCCATCGCTTCCAATCGCCTCACACTCTCAGGCGAAGCCCTTCCCGTCAACGACAACCCCGGCCTCCCCATCAAAGAGCGCCAAGTCGGCATCCGGTACTATGCCGAACTCCTCGCCCTCACCGACCTAACCGGAGCCGTCACCACAAAAGACGCCACCCTTACCATCTCCAACGCCACCACCGCTACCCTTTTCATCGACTGCACCACCAGCTACCGCTACCCCACAGGCGAGCAAGCGATGCAATCAGCCGTAGCCAAAAACCTCACCGCCGCCCGCGTCCGCACCTACGCTGACCTTCGCAGCCGCCACATCGCCGACCACCAGCGTCTCTTCCGCCGCGCCGAGATCTCCTTTTTAGCCCCGGGAGAAAAAGACCCCAACTCCGCCACCCCAACCGACAAGCGTGTCCAGTGCATTAAAAACGGCGGCGAAGACATCCATCTCCTTCCCATCTACTTTCAATACGGCCGCTACATGCTCATCTCCAGCTCCCGCCCCGGAACTCTCGCCTCCAACCTGCAGGGCATCTGGAACGAATCCGTCGATCCGCCCTGGGGCTCCAAGTACACCATCAATATCAATACTGAAATGAACTATTGGCTGGCCAACCGCGCCAACCTCGCCGACCTCAACGACCCACTCTTCGACCTCATTGAGAACACCCGCCCATCCGGAACCATCACAGCCCAGCGCTACTACAAAGCTCGCGGCACCGTCATCCACCACAACACCGACATCTGGGGCGACACCTCCCCCATCGACGCGCTAGGCGGAGGCATCTGGCCCATGGGAGGCGCCTGGCTGTCCCTCCACCTCTGGGACCACTTCGACTACACCCACGACATCGCCTTCCTTCGTGACCGCGCCTACCCACGCCTCCGCGACAACGCCCTCTTCCTCCTCGACTACCTCATCCCCGCCCCAGCCGGAAGCCCCTACGCAGGCCATCTCATCACCGGCCCCTCCTGCTCCCCCGAAAACAAATACAAACTCCCCGACGGCTCCCCTCACAACCTCTGCATGGGCCCCACCATTGACATCGAGATCACCCGCGCCGTCCTCACTTGTCTCCTTCAGGCGGCCGAAGTCTTCGACCCCTCCGTCTTGACCTCCGACACCGACCTCCACACCCGAGCCCGTACCGCCCTCACCAAACTCCCACCCTTCAAGATCGGCAAAGCCGGCAACCTGCAGGAGTGGCCCG encodes:
- a CDS encoding polysaccharide biosynthesis/export family protein yields the protein MQMPKYLSGKSSLLLVICVIGLAGLRADAQELPSQRVGGSSSFDTPPGLSGNDNAAGHQRLTSLTVVPEDFASLKLAPGFLLGMQVYDVPELSADLRVDSNGDITVPMVGLLHVAGKTITEVQSEIALRLRTGKIINDPRVNLNIEQYAGQNISVLGEVHNPGHLELLAPRNLGDVLALVGGETQYAGNVIEIRRQVNGSPTQLQVHYNQSKDDDSLKSVMINPGDIITVRRAGIVYVLGGVNRPGGYVMQEGGSLNLEQAIALAYGTSMQAATGSIRVARKKPDGSIEEIPVAYKDITRGKVPPTVLQAEDVVYVPISKVKTALTSSLLTSTAGAALIFH
- a CDS encoding O-antigen ligase family protein — translated: MPHLEKMMPTGFTTTSYVQRAFPLRYWLFVAYAVGVPTFINFDATNRTHEFGLFNAWSIATMFLTFSTAFLFLAITLLSKVKIVVRKIYFSSWIWGSLLILFLIASICEPHFRTQPNTGTDLYISVYRLGEWVLAFLLLLSIYSREPLESSANLMASLLGRICWAYIAIVWLVLPIAPHLAYSIDPTVSVARLGGILIHPDTLATLAGIACFHALLRLSGVMRVSAFCIAFITNVLTYSRSGAVVLLFALALYVIFFGRGLVRFIGGIVSVLMLGGIILYANRIVDYLARGNGLKNIASLSDRTYVWSDAVEGFKLRPLLGYGFMSGAKNALKEHWKYSHWVPPHTHNELLQALLSGGILAAILVLCLFLNALWCSVRLSRIGPTYRLFLFALVQLTLFAILAPLVTIQFGVTAAAFTISFVAVVDHKKLQDRTAQAKLRNSFREIVDIG
- a CDS encoding acyltransferase family protein; the protein is MGEGTMSREDQRQFSSLETLRFFASLIIVAFHYTFYIFRHDLFKGYLAVDLFFVLSGFVITLAYQARIHSTRSYGVFIKKRIARLYPLHLLTLLLYLAIALAATHGMVRVDNPAKYNLHEFFANLTLTHAWGFAHGFSFNVVSWSISAEFAAYLLFPLILWLMSRGLIAGIIILSIIYSSAFLFSIYIMHLPLTKLDWQFGIARAIPGFALGVWLRLYLPLFSSKLPKPAAIWLFYFSLFLFTSCILFSLNDYLGMASASALVMFAAINDSMGQSHIISHPILSQRGELTYSLYMVHPLVASVFIAGIFLRIFGDSMIAVYGSIFVAFAIALVLSTLCHKYFELPLQRLVLQLGQKKSVSALPVTSSSELPAPDRV
- a CDS encoding glycosyltransferase family 4 protein; this encodes MRVLLSAYACLPNAGTEPGNGWNWAVHLAERGIDVHVLTVVEGRERIEEYSRDHPNSRIRFSYVELPTKRFKECSGMHYALWQWCAVKVARSLQETERFDIVHHVTYGSIHVPSQLWRVGIPVIFGPVGGGQTAPSSMLKHFGVAKRAEQFRTMITKALPYSPLHRIWLRKMSAILATNRDTLELIHSMGADAKLQFDAALPESFLASEPRIFDDQPKPLRLLWVGTMLPRKALTLTLDILANVHYPSTLTIVGNGIDSELLRQMIKDRGVNERVIWAGKRLPWADVRAAYLEHDAMLFTSLRDSCACQLLESMALGLPVITLDLHGARDLVPDAAGIKVPLSTPSKIVKDVAMAVECYAKLPGSERTKMSTEGWTFARTMTWNIRAKEAEQLYGKVIASTSTVHP
- a CDS encoding lipopolysaccharide biosynthesis protein, translating into MNSIQNALVVAPMMSIGPKTTDDNRPHYFGAVVIQQLCLAILSFAGINLAVHAVAIYFRQPDLNQLSWPLSATVFAYLVQDFFRRYLFATKQRRRAFLNDAMSYVPQLLIIVLFAKAGRLTTPRALWTIAFTSVFGIVAGIVWLERISYSGGKLRSVISQHWKFSRWLVPSGMMEWTSSYLFLMAAPIYFGAVAAGALRSAQNIVGVAHIWFLGLENVVPAETARILHNNGIHAAEKYIMRIIAVWGTITGLFVLMIGVAPNFWLQLAYGTKYLQYGHLLRLYGFLYLLAFLGGPLRASLQALEFTAPIFWSYCVMTVFSIIFAVPFVKWFGLSGVIIGSIATQIIFQVILISSLVAKLSGLKQIHNSKIEMPML